The following proteins are encoded in a genomic region of Sphaeramia orbicularis chromosome 2, fSphaOr1.1, whole genome shotgun sequence:
- the LOC115430293 gene encoding dipeptidyl peptidase 4-like has translation MVSVAKVLLGVFGVVVVVILIAVPTAIYLQEDKGGNKNLRSFSLDDVFNSSLKPKSYNMRWISDHEYLHKSQGSVFLYDVLNNNQSEFLSKNTFDRVNAYDYQLSADRKYVAFMSNHSKLWRHSFTASYSIYDMKENTFLATPDLPHHIQYFAWAPEGNKLAYVWNNDVYVKTSPKTPAERVTVSGEENLIFNGIPDWVYEEEMFSSAQGFWWSPGGKYVAFAHFNDSEVPNIEYTWFGHDQYPRTISIRYPKAGANNPTVKLFVVDTDNVTDITEVFVPASFSSSEHYLATVTWVTDDRLAVQWLKRVQTHLILQIYDFTGSSWDPSENLEVKSTTGWIGRFSPPEPVFAPDKRSYYLLMSHNKYKHIHHVVGGKTTPITSGDWEVISILKVTEDKIYYSSNQEGNKPGGRNVYLQIKDEESTCLTCAINRERCQYISAYFSHNASYYRMSCSGPGIPYHSLMDNKNGEVKVLEGNDEFSSLISDIGMPTMRRGSIEIDGFDLWYQMFLPPGFQESKKYPLLIDVYAGPCSQKVDFAYRVGWSTYLASTEKVIVASFDGRGSGYQGDEIMHKIYKRLGTYEVEDQITAARNFINMGFIDKDRVAIWGWSYGGYVTSMALGAGSGVFKCGMAVAPVSKWKYYDSIYTERYMNPPALNEGFYANSTVTERAKNFHSVQYLLVHGTADDNVHFQQAAEISEALVNEQVDFEAMWYTDKDHGLGGSAYQHVYTHMSHFLQRCFA, from the exons ATG GTTTCTGTTGCCAAAGTGCTCCTCGGAGTCTTTGGTGTGGTTGTGGTTGTAATTTTAATAGCGGTTCCAACTGCTATTTATCTACAAG aggaCAAGGGTGGAAATAAAAACCTAAGGTCCTTCAGCCTGGATGATGTCTTCAACAGTTCACTGAAGCCTAAGTCTTACAACATGAGGTGGATCTCAG ATCACGAGTATCTCCACAAGTCTCAGGGCTCCGTCTTCCTTTACGATGTGCTTAATAATAATCAGTCAGAGTTCTTAAGCAAAAACACGTTT GATAGAGTAAATGCTTATGATTACCAACTGTCTGCCGACCGCAAGTATGTTGCATTCATGAGCAATCACTCCAAG CTTTGGAGACATTCATTCACTGCTTCATATTCAATATATGACATGAAAGAAAA CACGTTTTTGGCAACCCCTGACCTTCCTCATCACATCCAATACTTTGCTTGGGCTCCTGAAGGAAACAAATTA GCTTATGTTTGGAACAATGACGTGTATGTAAAGACCAGCCCCAAGACGCCAGCAGAGAGGGTCACCGTCAGTGGAgaggagaatttgattttcaaTGGTATCCCAGACTGGGTCTATGAGG AGGAGATGTTCTCATCTGCTCAGGGCTTTTGGTGGTCACCTGGAGGGAAGTATGTGGCTTTTGCTCACTTCAACGACAGTGAAGTCCCGAATATTGAGTACACCTGGTTCGGCCATGACCAGTACCCACGTACTATCTCCATCAGATATCCAAAG GCAGGTGCAAACAACCCTACAGTGAAACTCTTCGTTGTGGACACTGATAATGTAACAGACATTACTGAGGTTTTTGTACCAGCCTCATTCAGCTCAAG TGAACATTACTTGGCCACAGTTACATGGGTGACAGATGACCGATTGGCCGTCCAGTGGCTGAAAAGAGTACAAACCCACCTCATCCTCCAGATTTACGACTTCACTGGGTCCAGCTGGGATCCTTCAGAG AACCTGGAGGTGAAAAGtaccacaggctggattggacgg TtttcaccaccagaaccagtgTTTGCCCCAGACAAGAGAAGCTACTACCTGCTGATGAGTCACAACAAGTATAAACACATCCATCATGTAGTCGGG GGAAAAACCACTCCAATCACCTCTGGAGACTGGGAAGTAATCAGCATCCTGAAAGTAACTGAAGATAAAAT ATACTATTCAAGCAACCAAGAGGGAAATAAGCCGGGAGGAAGGAACGTGTACCT GCAGATAAAAGACGAGGAGTCGACGTGTCTAACGTGTGCCATAAATAGAGAGCGGTGTCAGTATATCTCAGCCTATTTCAGCCACAATGCTTCCTACTACCGTATGAGCTGCAGCG GTCCTGGAATTCCGTACCACTCTCTTATGGATAACAAAAATGGGG AGGTGAAGGTTCTGGAGGGCAATGATGAATTTTCCAGCCTAATATCTGACATAGGCATGCCCACCATGCGCCGTGGCAGCATTGAAATAGATGGCTTTG ATCTCTGGTATCAGATGTTTTTGCCTCCTGGCTTCCAAGAATCAAAGAAGTATCCCTTACTGATAGATGT ATACGCTGGTCCCTGCAGTCAGAAAGTAGACTTTGCATACAGGGTGGGCTGGTCCACTTACTTGGCCAGCACTGAAAAAGTTATCGTTGCCAGCTTTGATGGAAGAGGAAGTGGTTACCAAGGTGACGAGATAATGCATAAAATCTACAAACGACTGGGGACCTATGAGGTGGAAGATCAGATAACGGCGGCAAG GAATTTTATCAACATGGGCTTCATTGACAAAGACAGAGTGGCTATCTGGGGATGG TCCTATGGAGGTTATGTAACATCAATGGCTTTGGGAGCTGGCAGTGGAGTTTTTAAGTGTGGAATGGCAGTTGCTCCCGTCTCCAAGTGGAAATATTACg ATTCAATCTACACCGAACGTTACATGAATCCACCAGCGCTGAATGAGGGTTTCTACGCT AACTCGACAGTGACTGAGAGAGCGAAAAATTTCCACTCAGTGCAGTATCTGCTGGTTCATGGAACAGCTGACG ACAACGTTCACTTCCAGCAGGCGGCAGAGATCTCTGAAGCTCTGGTCAACGAGCAGGTGGACTTTGAGGCGATG TGGTACACAGATAAGGACCACGGCCTCGGGGGATCGGCCTATCAGCACGTCTACACACATATGAGTCATTTCCTGCAGAGGTGCTTCGCATGA